GTCCGGCCCGCCCGGCACCTCGCACGGCTGATCGAGGCCGTCCGGGTCGACACCGTGCTCACCTTCGGCCCGGACGGGTTCACGGGCCACCCGGACCACCGTGCGGTCAGTGCGTGGACCGACCTGGCCGTGAGGCTCGCGACCGGGGCAGGAGTCGTGCCACGCGTGCTGCACGCCGTCGCGTCCGACCACCCCGTGGACCCGGGGCTGGACGCCGACTTCGGCGTCTTCGACCTGGGTCAGCCTCGGGTGTGCGCCGACGAGGACGTGCTCGTCCGCCTGCCCCTCACCGGGGAGGCTCTCGACCGGAAGGTGGCGGCGCTCCTGGCGCAGGAGTCGCAGACGTCCGCGCTGGTCGCTGCCGTGGGGGCCGATCGCTTCCGGGCGTGGGTCGCCACGGAGCACTGGGCCGCGCCCGAAGTCGGGTGACACCGGCGCCCGACGTCGGGCACAGTCGCCCCATGAGCCCGGAGCCCGGGTCGGAGCGGGCAGCCCTTCCCCTGCAGGTCGGCGTGCTCGGCCCGCTGGTGCTCCGGGTCGACGGCCGGTCCGTGGAGGTCCCGGGGATGCGGCGCCGTGCGCTCCTGGCGCTGCTGGCCCTGGAGGCCGGTCACACCGTGGGCGTGGAGCAGCTCGTCGACCGCCTGTGGCCCGAGGACCAGCCCGAGAACGCCACCCAGGCGCTCTACAGCCACGTCTCCCGGCTGCGAGGCCATCTCGGGGCGTACGCCGACCGGCTCGGCCGGACCGCCGGCGGCTACCGCCTGGTCCTGGAGCCGGGCGAGCTGGACGCCGACGCAGCGCGGCGGCTGGCCGCCAGGGTGACCCGGCCGGACACACCTGCTGCCGAGGTGGCGGCCCTGGCCCGCGAGGCGCTGGCGCTGTGGCGGGGACCCGCCCTGGGGGAGTTCGCGGCCCTGCCGTCGCTGGAACCCGCCTCGGTGCCCCTCGAGGAGCTGCGCCTGCGGCTGCACGACGACCTCGTCGACGCCGCGCTGCGGGTGGCTGAGCCCGGGGTGGCCGAGCTGGCGGCGCTCGCCGCCGCAGCCTCGCCGCTGCGCGAGCGCACCGCGCTGCTCCACGTCCGTGCCCTCGCCGCCGACGGGCGCACCCGGGAGGCGATGGCGGCAGCGCAGGCGTTCCGGAGGCGCCTGGCCGAGGAGACGGGGCTCGACCCCGGCCCGGCGCTCGACGACCTCGAGCAGCAGGTGGCGAGCGGCGCCCTCGAACCTGCGGGCCCCGGCGGCGGACGGCGCCCGCGCGCGCACGTCCCCCGGCCCGACGGGCCGCTCCTGGGGCGCCGGGAGGACCGGGCCGAGGTGCTGCGCCTCCTCGGCGGGCACGCCGTGGTGACGGTGACCGGACCCGGTGGCGTCGGCAAGACCCGGCTCGCCCTCGACGTGGTGGCCGACCCGGAGGCCCTGCAGGACGGCAGCGAGGGGGTCGTGCTGGTCGACCTGGGCGCCGTCGACCGGGCGGACCGGGTGTGCGCCGCGGTCGCCTCCACCCTCGGACTGCGGACGCGCGGCGACGTTGCGGCCGGCGACGTGGCGGGGGCGCTCGTCGACCGCAGCCTGCTGCTGCTGCTCGACAACTGCGAGCACGTCGTCGACGCCTGCCGAGAGCTGGTGGTGACGCTGCGCCGTGCGGCGCCCGGGGTCCACGTCCTCGCCACGTCGCGCGTCACGCTCCACGTGCCCGGCGAGTACGTCGTCCGGTTGCAGCCGCTGCCGGTGCCACGCGACCCGACCGACCTGGCGTCACTGCAACGCCAGCCGGTCGTCCGCGCGTTCCTCGAGCACGCCCGGGCGCGGCGCCCCGACCTCGAGCTGCGGGAGGAGGACGTGCCCGACCTGCTGGAGGTCGTCCGCCGTCTCGACGGGCTGCCGCTCGGCATCGAGCTGGCGGCGCGCCAGGTCGCCGTGATGCCGCTGCGGGCGGTGCGCGAGCGCCTGGACAGGGCGCTCGACCTCGCCACCGGTCCCCGCGGACCGGGGGACCGGAGGCAGCAGACCCTCCGGGCGACGATCGCGGCGTCCTACCGGCTCCTCGACGAGGAGGGGCGCGCCCTGCTGCGGGCGCTGGCCGTCTTCCCGGGTGGCGCCGACGTGGCCACGGTGGAGGCGCTGGTCGGGCACGAGGCCGGCGCCGGGGACCCGGTGGACGTCCTCCACGGCCTGGTGGACGCCTCGCTCGTGGTGGTGGACGCGGAGACCGGTCGCTACCGGCTGCTCTTCACGGTCCGCGCGTTCCTCCTCGACGAGCTGCGCGCCACGGACGCGCTGGCCGCGGCCGAGGAGCGCTTCCTGGACCGTTGCCTGGCCGTGGCCGAGGAGCTCGGTGCTGCGCTGCTGGGGCCCCGTGAGGCCGACGCCGACCGCCGGCTCCGTGCCGAGCTCGACAACCTGCGCGCAGCCCGTGACCTCGCCGCGACGCGCGGCCGCGACGACGTGCGGATCGGCATCACGGTCTGGCTCAACGACGTGACCATCTGGCGCGACCTGCGGGAGATGTGGGCCTGGGCGGTGGACCTGGCCGAGGACGCCTCGCTCGCCGGGCACCCGTCGCGCCCCGCCCTGCTCGGCTGCGCCGCCGACGCCGCCCGGCTGGTGGGTGACCTCGACGGTGCCCTTCGCTGGGCGCGCGCGGCCCTCGACGCAGCCGGCCCCGACCCCGCACCCACCCTGGTGCTCCGGGCGTGGAGCGCCCAGGCGTCCGTGGCGCACTTCCGCGGCGACTTCGTCCGGGCCCGGGACCGCTGGCTCCGCGCCGGGGAGGTCGAGACCGCCGAGGCGGGCGGCTTCCTCGCCTCGGCCGCGCTCGCCTCCGCCTACGCCGGCGACATCCCCCGCGCCCGGGCGATCCTGGACCGCGCTCACGACGCCAACGCGCGGGGCGGGAGCGTCTCCATGGCCGCATTCGCGGCGTACGTCGAGGGGGAGCTGCGAGCGGCCGCCGACCCCGCCGCCGCCGTCCCCCACTACCTGGAGGCGATCGAGGGTGGCGCCCGCGTCGGCGCGACGTTCGTGGAGGGCGTCGCCCGGGTCGCCCTTGCCTCGGCGCGGACCCGCACCGGCGACGTGGCCGGCGCGGCGGACGGCTTCGCCTACCTCCTCGACGCCTGGCGCCGGACCGGCCAGGAGACGCAGCTGTGGACGACGGCCCGCAACGCGGCCGGGCTGCTCGCGGCGGCGGGCAGGAGCGAGGCTGCCGCGCGGCTGCTGATCTGCGCGGACGCCGCCCCCGGTGCCGCGACGGTGGGCCACGAGATCGCCCGGCACAGCGGGAGGGTGTACGTGCCGGTCACCGACGTCGTGGACGGCGCCACGCTGGAGCGGTTGCGGGAGGAGACCTGGCGGGTGGGGCCGGGCGAGGTGCTGGACCGGGCGACCGCCGAGCTCCGCGACGTCGCGGCCGGGGCTCAGGGTGCGGTGGCGCTGCCGAGGTAGGCATAGGTCCAGGGCCGGTTGAGCCGGGGGCCGCCGAGGTAGTCGGCGCGTGCCACCGTCGGCTCCAGCCCGGCCGCGCGGACCAGGGCGGGCACGTCCCGGGTGAGGTGGCACCCGCCCGCGATCCGACGCTGCAGGGGCTCCAACCGGCGCTGCCACCGCACCACCCCGGGGTCGGGGGCCAGCCCGTGCTCGAGGAAGCACAGGACGCCGCCAGGGCGCAGCACCCGACGTACCTCCGCCAGGGCGCGGGCGACGTCCGGGATCGTGCACAGGGTGAAGGTCGACACCACCGTGTCGTACGACGCGTCGGGCTCGTCGAGGTGCTGCCCGTCCAGCCCCCGCCGCTCGACCGGGAGCGGCGAGCGCTCGCGGCGCGGGGCCGAGAGCCGCCACCCGACGTCCGAGGGCTCGACGGCCGCGACCGAGGTCACCGCGGCGGGGTACCACCGCAGGTTCAGCCCGCCGCCGAAGCCCAGCTCGAGCACCCGGCCACGCGCGGGGGCGCAGACCTCGCCCCGCAACCGCCCGATCTCCTCGTTGCGCAGCGACGCGTCCGCCATGCGGGGGACGACGTGGTCGGACCAGGCACCCATGGGGGTGAGCCTACGAGCCGCAGGTCGCCCGCTAGGGTCCGAGCATGAAGTGGATCCTCATCATCGCCGTCGTCCTGGTCATCGCCTTCTTCGTCGTTCCCAAGCTGCGCAAGCGCTGATCACGCGGGCTCCGATCGCCACCGTGGCCGTAGGCTCGTCCGTATGAGTGTCCGCCGCGTGATGGGCACCGAGGTCGAGTACGGCATCTCGGTGCAGGGACAGCCGCTGGCCAACCCGATGGTCGCGTCGTCCCAGGTCGTCAACGCCTACGCGTCGGCGACGGTGAAGGCGCGTCGCGCCCGCTGGGACTTCGAGGAGGAGTCGCCGCTGCGCGACGCCCGCGGCTTCGACATGTCGCGCCAGGTCGCCGACCCGACGCAGCTCACCGACGAGGACCTCGGCCTGGCCAACGTCATCCTCACCAACGGGGCACGTCTCTACGTCGACCACGCGCACCCGGAGTACTCCACCCCGGAGGTCACCACGCCGCTCGACGTGGTCCGGTGGGACAAGGCGGGGGAGCAGGTGATGCTCGACGCCTCGCGCCGGGCCGGCCAGCTGCCCGGCGGCGCGCCCATCAACCTCTACAAGAACAACACCGACAACAAGGGCGCCTCCTACGGCGCCCACGAGAACTACCTGATGCGCCGCAGCACCCCCTTCGGGGAGATCGTGCGCCACCTGACGCCCTTCTTCGTCTCCCGGCAGGTGTTCACCGGCGCGGGCCGGGTCGGCATCGGCCAGGACGGGCGGGAGCACGGCTTCCAGATCAGCCAGCGCGCCGACTTCTTCGAGGTCGAGGTCGGGCTCGAGACGACCCTCAAGCGGCCGATCATCAACACCCGCGACGAGCCGCACGCCGACCCCGAGCGCTACCGGCGGCTGCACGTCATCCTCGGTGACGCGAACCTCGCCGAGATCTCGACGTACCTCAAGGTCGGGACGACCGCCCTGGTGCTCGCGATGATCGAGGACCGGTTCATCTCCCGCGACCTGACCGTCGACGGCTCGGTCGCCGCGCTGCGCGCGGTGTCGCACGACCCGACCCTGCGCACGACCGTCCCCCTCACCGACGGCCGCCACCTGACCGCCGTCCAGCTCCAGCTGGAGTACTACGACCTCGCCCGCAAGTACGTCGAGGACCGGCTGGGCTCGGACGCCGACCCGCAGACCGTCGACGTGCTCGCTCGCTGGGAGTCGGTGCTCGAGCGGCTCGAGCGGGACCCGATGGAGTGCGCCACCGAGCTCGACTGGGTCGCCAAGCTGCGGCTGCTGGAGCACTACCGCGACCGCGACGGGCTCGGCTGGGACGACGCCAAGCTCCAGCTCATCGACGTCCAGTACTCCGACATCCGCCCCGAGAAGGGGCTCTACCACAAGCTCGTCGGCATGGGCCGGATCGAGCGGCTCCTCGACGACGTCTCGGTCGAGGCGGCCATGCACGACCCGCCGGAGGACACCCGGGCGTGGTTCCGCGGCCGGTGCCTGGAGAAGTACGCCGACTCGGTGGCCGCCGCCTCCTGGGACTCGGTGATCTTCGACCTCCCCGGCCGCGAGTCGCTGCAGCGGGTGCCCACGATCGACCCGCTCCGCGGGACCCGTGCCAGCGTGGGCGAGCTGATCGACCGGTGCGACACCGCCGAGGCATTGGTCAGCGCGCTCACCCGGTGAGTGGATAGGGTCGAGGCATGGCACAGGAGCAGAAGCAGCCCCGCAAGGCTTCCGAGAGCGAGGAGGCTGCCGAGGTCGCCACCGAGAGCGACGTGGCCGAGCGCAAGGAGGCGCTCGACGACGACGTCGACGCGATCCTCGACGAGATCGACGACGTGCTCGAGAGCAACGCCGAGGACTTCGTGAAGTCGTTCATCCAGAAGGGCGGAGAGTGAACCCGGAGCCCCGCCTGCCCGCCGCGTTCCTGCAGTCGGGCAGCTCGTCCTTCGCGGACTTCCTGTCCGACGCCGCCCCCGACCTGCTCCCGTCGCGTCGGACGCTGCCGCAGGGCCACGCCGCCGAGCTGGCCCCGCACGCGACCACGATCGTCGCCGCGACGTACCCCGGTGGTGTCGTGATGGCGGGTGACCGCCGCGCGACGATGGGCAACGTCATCGCGCAGCGCGACATCGAGAAGGTCTTCCCCGCCGACGAGTACTCCGCCGTGGGCATCGCCGGCACCGCCGGCCTCGCGGTCGAGCTGGTGCGGCTGTTCCAGACCGAGCTCGAGCACTACGAGAAGATCGAGGGCACGACGCTGTCGATGGACGGCAAGGCCAACCGGCTGGCCGCCCTGATCCGTGCCAACCTCGGGCTCGCGATGCAGGGGCTGGCCGTGGTGCCGCTGTTCGCCGGCTACGACCTGACCGCCGACCAGGGCCGGATCTTCAGCTACGACGTGACCGGCGGCCGCTACGAGGAGACCGCCTTCCACGCCGTGGGCTCCGGCTCGCTTTTCGCGCGGGGGTCGCTGAAGAAGCTCTACCGCGACGACCTCGACGAGACCGACGCGGTCACCGTCGTCGTGCAGGCGCTCTACGACGCCGCCGACGACGACTCCGCCACCGGCGGGCCCGACCTCACCCGCCGGATCTTCCCGGTGGTCCAGCTGATCACCGCCGACGGGGGCCGCCGGATGCCCGACGACGACGTCGCGGACATCGCCGACCGGATGATCGCCGGCCGCATGACGAGACCTGACGGCCCGGCCGCACCGCTGAACGGTGGTGGTCGCTGATGAGCATGCCGTTCTACGTCTCGCCCGAGCAGCTGATGAAGGACCGGGCCGACTTCGCCCGCAAGGGCATCGCCCGCGGCCGCTCGGTCGTCGTCGTCCAGTACGCCGACGGCGTGCTGTTCGCGTCCGAGAACCCCTCGCAGGCGCTCCACAAGATCTCGGAGATCTACGACCGGATCGCCTTCGCGGCGGTCGGTCGCTACAACGAGTTCGAGAACCTCCGGATCGCCGGCGTGCGGCTGGCCGACATGCGCGGCTACGCCTACGACCGGCGCGACGTGACCGGTCGCGGCCTCGCCAACGCCTACGCCCAGACCCTCGGGACCATCTTCTCCAGCGGCGGCGAGAAGCCGTACGAGGTGGAGCTCTTCGTCGCCGAGGTGGGCGACGAGGCGGCCGACGACCAGATCTACCGGCTCACCTACGACGGCCAGGTCGCCGACGCC
This genomic interval from Nocardioides euryhalodurans contains the following:
- a CDS encoding PIG-L deacetylase family protein — encoded protein: MTADRTTDVTALGTVLGVWAHPDDETYLAGGLLAALRDAGNRVVCVTATRGEAADPSATAGERIALAALRTRELEAALSILGVAEHHWLDHPDGGCSALDPVRPARHLARLIEAVRVDTVLTFGPDGFTGHPDHRAVSAWTDLAVRLATGAGVVPRVLHAVASDHPVDPGLDADFGVFDLGQPRVCADEDVLVRLPLTGEALDRKVAALLAQESQTSALVAAVGADRFRAWVATEHWAAPEVG
- a CDS encoding BTAD domain-containing putative transcriptional regulator, encoding MSPEPGSERAALPLQVGVLGPLVLRVDGRSVEVPGMRRRALLALLALEAGHTVGVEQLVDRLWPEDQPENATQALYSHVSRLRGHLGAYADRLGRTAGGYRLVLEPGELDADAARRLAARVTRPDTPAAEVAALAREALALWRGPALGEFAALPSLEPASVPLEELRLRLHDDLVDAALRVAEPGVAELAALAAAASPLRERTALLHVRALAADGRTREAMAAAQAFRRRLAEETGLDPGPALDDLEQQVASGALEPAGPGGGRRPRAHVPRPDGPLLGRREDRAEVLRLLGGHAVVTVTGPGGVGKTRLALDVVADPEALQDGSEGVVLVDLGAVDRADRVCAAVASTLGLRTRGDVAAGDVAGALVDRSLLLLLDNCEHVVDACRELVVTLRRAAPGVHVLATSRVTLHVPGEYVVRLQPLPVPRDPTDLASLQRQPVVRAFLEHARARRPDLELREEDVPDLLEVVRRLDGLPLGIELAARQVAVMPLRAVRERLDRALDLATGPRGPGDRRQQTLRATIAASYRLLDEEGRALLRALAVFPGGADVATVEALVGHEAGAGDPVDVLHGLVDASLVVVDAETGRYRLLFTVRAFLLDELRATDALAAAEERFLDRCLAVAEELGAALLGPREADADRRLRAELDNLRAARDLAATRGRDDVRIGITVWLNDVTIWRDLREMWAWAVDLAEDASLAGHPSRPALLGCAADAARLVGDLDGALRWARAALDAAGPDPAPTLVLRAWSAQASVAHFRGDFVRARDRWLRAGEVETAEAGGFLASAALASAYAGDIPRARAILDRAHDANARGGSVSMAAFAAYVEGELRAAADPAAAVPHYLEAIEGGARVGATFVEGVARVALASARTRTGDVAGAADGFAYLLDAWRRTGQETQLWTTARNAAGLLAAAGRSEAAARLLICADAAPGAATVGHEIARHSGRVYVPVTDVVDGATLERLREETWRVGPGEVLDRATAELRDVAAGAQGAVALPR
- a CDS encoding class I SAM-dependent methyltransferase, whose amino-acid sequence is MGAWSDHVVPRMADASLRNEEIGRLRGEVCAPARGRVLELGFGGGLNLRWYPAAVTSVAAVEPSDVGWRLSAPRRERSPLPVERRGLDGQHLDEPDASYDTVVSTFTLCTIPDVARALAEVRRVLRPGGVLCFLEHGLAPDPGVVRWQRRLEPLQRRIAGGCHLTRDVPALVRAAGLEPTVARADYLGGPRLNRPWTYAYLGSATAP
- the dop gene encoding depupylase/deamidase Dop; translation: MSVRRVMGTEVEYGISVQGQPLANPMVASSQVVNAYASATVKARRARWDFEEESPLRDARGFDMSRQVADPTQLTDEDLGLANVILTNGARLYVDHAHPEYSTPEVTTPLDVVRWDKAGEQVMLDASRRAGQLPGGAPINLYKNNTDNKGASYGAHENYLMRRSTPFGEIVRHLTPFFVSRQVFTGAGRVGIGQDGREHGFQISQRADFFEVEVGLETTLKRPIINTRDEPHADPERYRRLHVILGDANLAEISTYLKVGTTALVLAMIEDRFISRDLTVDGSVAALRAVSHDPTLRTTVPLTDGRHLTAVQLQLEYYDLARKYVEDRLGSDADPQTVDVLARWESVLERLERDPMECATELDWVAKLRLLEHYRDRDGLGWDDAKLQLIDVQYSDIRPEKGLYHKLVGMGRIERLLDDVSVEAAMHDPPEDTRAWFRGRCLEKYADSVAAASWDSVIFDLPGRESLQRVPTIDPLRGTRASVGELIDRCDTAEALVSALTR
- a CDS encoding ubiquitin-like protein Pup, giving the protein MAQEQKQPRKASESEEAAEVATESDVAERKEALDDDVDAILDEIDDVLESNAEDFVKSFIQKGGE
- the prcB gene encoding proteasome subunit beta, which encodes MNPEPRLPAAFLQSGSSSFADFLSDAAPDLLPSRRTLPQGHAAELAPHATTIVAATYPGGVVMAGDRRATMGNVIAQRDIEKVFPADEYSAVGIAGTAGLAVELVRLFQTELEHYEKIEGTTLSMDGKANRLAALIRANLGLAMQGLAVVPLFAGYDLTADQGRIFSYDVTGGRYEETAFHAVGSGSLFARGSLKKLYRDDLDETDAVTVVVQALYDAADDDSATGGPDLTRRIFPVVQLITADGGRRMPDDDVADIADRMIAGRMTRPDGPAAPLNGGGR